In Microtus pennsylvanicus isolate mMicPen1 chromosome 12, mMicPen1.hap1, whole genome shotgun sequence, the following proteins share a genomic window:
- the Ereg gene encoding proepiregulin, giving the protein METLSAAQFMALLCLGFCLLQGVISTTVIPSCIPGESEDNCTALVQTEDNPRVAQVSITKCSSDMNGLCLHGQCIYLVDMSENYCRCDVGYTGFRCEHFFLTVHKPLSKEYVALTAILILLFFVITAGSIYYFCRWYKHRKSNKSKKEYERVTSGDPAVPQV; this is encoded by the exons atggagacGCTCTCTGCCGCTCAATTCATGGCGCTGCTCTGCCTGG GTTTCTGCCTTCTACAAGGGGTTATCAGCACAACCGTGATTCCATCATGCATCCCAGGGGAGTCCGAGGACAACTGCACAGCTCTAG TTCAGACGGAAGACAATCCCCGTGTGGCTCAAGTGTCAATCACCAAGTGCAGCTCTGACATGAACGGCCTCTGCCTGCACGGACAGTGCATCTACCTGGTGGACATGAGTGAAAACTACTGCAG ATGTGACGTGGGCTATACTGGTTTCCGGTGTGAACACTTCTTCCTCACCGTTCACAAACCCTTGAGCAAAGAATACGTCGCCCTGACAGCGATTCTCATTCTCCTGTTCTTTGTCATCACCGCTGGGTCCATATACTATTTCTGCAGATG GTACAAACATCGAAAAAGTAATAAATCAAAGAAGGAATATGAGAGAGTAACTTCCGGAGACCCCGCAGTGCCACAAGTCTGA